A part of Gambusia affinis linkage group LG21, SWU_Gaff_1.0, whole genome shotgun sequence genomic DNA contains:
- the LOC122824683 gene encoding serine/threonine-protein kinase pim-2-like produces MGRKRKSKTPANRRQESNSSMMSPSTESVEDSRPRKRKKAADETPRRRIMVSQMAGACTSCQVPNRAMKRFRSNTTKEAKESSPPAKKKKKGLLQRFLTKESPSSWDISSESSSFSPALCSTGVGDLRKRNLRRKKTEMMEMDEEREDSQSDFLEKYIELDQLGEGGFGFVFAGYRVEDKLPVAIKRIPKENVVIKHKDENGRELAMEVAVMLEMRSLSSSLGHSAFVTLLDWYDLDEHLIIVMERPMPSDNLSDYLMENKGCLKDKEAKIILKQLVEAALYLQNANIFHRDIKVENILIKTSAEGLQVYLIDFGLSCFDDRREHELFCGTPDHFPLDWYVNANYRAGPTTVWQLGVVLYEIVHRHQFQTSNFLSKKLKISKRLSKNCQDVLTKCLMVDPVERPTLEQLLGHPWFL; encoded by the exons atgggACGTAAAAGGAAGAGTAAAACACCAGCCAACAGGAGACAAG AGAGCAACAGCAGCATGATGTCACCAAGCACAGAGTCTGTTGAGGACAGCAGAccaaggaaaaggaaaaaagctgCAGATGAGACCCCCAGGAGACGGATCATGGTCTCTCAAATGGCTGGAGCCTGCACAAGCTGCCAGGTTCCGAACAGAGCCATGAAGAGATTTAGGAGTAACACCACAAAGGAGGCAAAGGAATCTTCACCACCggccaagaagaagaagaagggacTCCTGCAGCGGTTCCTGACCAAAGAGAGTCCATCCTCCTGGGACATCAGCTCAG AGTCAAGCAGCTTCAGTCCGGCACTTTGCAGCACAGGAGTAGGAGATTTAAGAAAGAGGAatctgaggaggaagaagacTGAAATGATGGAGATGGACGAAGAAAGAGAGGACTCTCAAA GTGACTTCCTCGAAAAATATATTGAGCTGGATCAACTGGGAGAAGGAGGCTTTGGATTCGTGTTTGCTGGATATCGGGTAGAGGATAAATTACCT GTGGCTATCAAGCGCATCCCAAAAGAGAATGTGGTCATCAAACATAAG GATGAGAATGGCAGGGAGCTGGCCATGGAGGTGGCTGTCATGCTTGAAATGAGGAGCCTAAGCAGTTCACTGGGGCATTCAGCCTTCGTGACCCTGCTGGACTGGTACGATCTGGACGAACACCTCATCATAGTGATGGAGAGGCCCATGCCTTCTGACAATCTGTCAGATTACCTTATGGAGAACAAAGGTTGCCTTAAGGACAAGGAGGCTAAG ATCATACTGAAACAGCTAGTAGAAGCAGCGCTCTACCTTCAGAATGCAAACATCTTCCACAGGGACATTAAGGTGGAAAATATCCTGATTAAAACCTCTGCAGAAGGTCTACAAGTCTATCTGATAGACTTTGGTTTAAGCTGCTTTGATGACAGACGAGAACATGAACTTTTCTGTG GTACTCCTGACCACTTCCCACTGGACTGGTACGTTAACGCTAACTACAGGGCTGGACCTACAACTGTGTGGCAGCTGGGTGTGGTCCTGTATGAAATAGTCCACAGGCATCAGTTCCAGACTTCAAACTTCCTCTCAAAAAAGCTGAAGATCAGCAAAAGGCTCTCCAAGA ACTGCCAAGATGTTCTGACAAAGTGTCTGATGGTTGACCCTGTGGAACGTCCCACCCTGGAACAGCTGCTGGGCCACCCGTGGTTTTTgtag